In a genomic window of Pedobacter sp. KBS0701:
- the uvrC gene encoding excinuclease ABC subunit UvrC — MSSFDHKTALTAIPHKPGVYQYWDADGKLMYIGKAKDLRNRVGSYFNSDKSQFNGKTRVLVSKIRKITFTIVDTEIDAWLLENSLIKKHQPKFNINLKDDKTYPWIIVKNENFPRIYWTRKVIKDGSTYFGPYGSIGMMHTILDLIKETYPLRTCSLPLTEKNIDEGKFKVCLEYQIGNCKGPCQNYQTEADYDKNIGEIKEILNGKIGNVIRDVKGIIKSASENLNFELAHQYARRLEVLEKYQSKSTVVNSAITNVDVVSIASDERYAFVNYLKVMNGTIIQTQTIEVKKQLDESDDEILTLAMLEFRTKFNSTSKEIIVPFEPSLEDESLKFTVPKLGEKKKLLELSQKNVLFFKKEKLNQYEKLNPDLRTDRILTTMQKDLRLTQLPKHIECFDNSNFQGKYPVSAIVVFKDAKPSKKDYRHFNVKTVEGPNDFATMEEAVFRRYRRMLDENQTLPQLIIIDGGKGQLSSAMKSLKLLGIENRVTVIGIAKRLEELFYPGDSYPLYLDKKSETLKVIQQLRDEAHRFGITFHRKKRDQGTLKTELEQIEGIGKTTADKLLTHFKSVKKIKEATEKELAEVLNKKQMVTLQAYFNQE; from the coding sequence ATGAGCAGTTTCGACCATAAAACAGCATTAACCGCAATTCCGCATAAACCTGGTGTTTACCAATATTGGGATGCTGATGGAAAGCTTATGTATATTGGAAAGGCGAAAGACCTGCGTAACCGTGTGGGTTCTTATTTTAATAGCGATAAAAGCCAGTTTAATGGCAAAACAAGGGTACTGGTATCTAAGATCCGTAAAATCACCTTTACCATTGTAGATACGGAAATTGATGCCTGGCTATTGGAAAACAGCCTGATTAAAAAACACCAGCCGAAATTTAACATCAATTTAAAGGACGATAAAACTTATCCATGGATTATCGTTAAAAATGAGAATTTCCCCCGCATTTACTGGACAAGGAAAGTGATTAAAGATGGCTCTACCTATTTCGGCCCTTATGGCTCGATAGGCATGATGCATACCATTTTGGATCTGATTAAAGAAACCTATCCGTTACGTACCTGCAGCCTGCCCCTAACGGAGAAAAATATAGACGAAGGCAAATTTAAAGTATGCCTCGAATACCAGATCGGTAACTGTAAAGGGCCTTGCCAAAATTATCAGACCGAGGCCGATTATGATAAAAATATTGGCGAAATCAAAGAAATCCTGAACGGTAAAATCGGAAATGTTATCCGTGATGTCAAAGGGATCATTAAATCAGCATCAGAAAACCTCAATTTCGAACTTGCGCATCAATATGCAAGGAGATTAGAAGTACTGGAAAAATATCAGAGCAAATCTACCGTGGTAAACAGTGCCATTACGAATGTGGATGTGGTGAGTATTGCTTCAGATGAACGTTATGCCTTTGTGAACTACCTAAAGGTGATGAACGGAACCATTATCCAGACACAGACCATTGAGGTTAAGAAGCAACTAGATGAGAGTGATGATGAGATTTTAACTTTAGCCATGCTGGAGTTCAGAACAAAATTCAACAGTACCTCAAAAGAAATCATCGTCCCTTTTGAACCTTCATTGGAAGATGAAAGTTTAAAATTCACCGTTCCAAAACTGGGCGAAAAGAAAAAACTTTTAGAGCTTTCACAAAAGAATGTACTGTTCTTTAAAAAAGAAAAGCTTAACCAATACGAAAAGTTAAATCCAGATTTACGTACCGACCGGATTTTAACTACCATGCAAAAAGACCTGCGTTTAACGCAGCTTCCAAAACATATTGAATGTTTTGATAACTCCAACTTTCAGGGGAAGTATCCGGTTTCGGCAATTGTAGTATTTAAGGATGCCAAACCATCTAAAAAAGACTATCGCCATTTTAATGTGAAAACGGTTGAAGGTCCAAACGATTTTGCGACCATGGAAGAGGCTGTTTTCCGTCGTTACAGGCGAATGTTGGATGAAAACCAGACTTTGCCACAGCTCATCATTATTGATGGCGGTAAAGGCCAGCTTTCATCTGCTATGAAGAGTTTAAAATTACTGGGTATAGAAAACAGGGTAACTGTGATCGGTATTGCCAAACGTTTGGAAGAACTGTTCTATCCAGGTGATTCTTATCCTTTGTATTTAGATAAAAAATCGGAAACCTTAAAAGTGATCCAGCAGCTGCGTGATGAAGCCCACCGCTTCGGAATTACCTTTCACCGCAAGAAACGCGATCAGGGTACACTTAAAACCGAACTCGAACAAATTGAAGGTATTGGTAAAACAACAGCTGATAAACTGTTAACACATTTTAAATCGGTTAAAAAGATTAAAGAAGCTACAGAAAAAGAGCTGGCAGAGGTACTGAATAAAAAGCAGATGGTTACGCTGCAAGCATATTTTAATCAGGAATAA
- the gldN gene encoding gliding motility protein GldN, whose amino-acid sequence MKRILSIAILVLLTAFAFAQKKPTKLAPKKAAPVVTAPAVDTVKAPVKTAKKKLKVPPKDGFYARKDIDSTEMVPLADVREEDVFYAKRIWREIDLRDTVNSVLKSPKSRLIDVLIASIKKDELTAYSPIDSALNEDDAFLNPMSADSAAKSALGTAEVSNNKTGTVTTVVNDFNPELFLKFRIKEDWIFDTKRSIFEPRIVGIAPLKYNEVSKQWQPVFWVYYPEAREILTKKRLINTNNDASSLSFDDFFIRRLFSSYIVKESNPGDNKIRDIIANPRERLYESERIKKSVLDYEQGLWEY is encoded by the coding sequence ATGAAAAGGATTTTAAGTATTGCTATTCTGGTTTTGCTAACTGCGTTTGCTTTTGCACAAAAAAAGCCAACCAAGTTAGCACCAAAGAAAGCTGCTCCGGTAGTTACTGCTCCTGCAGTAGATACGGTGAAAGCTCCTGTTAAAACAGCTAAAAAGAAACTAAAGGTACCACCTAAAGATGGTTTCTATGCCCGTAAGGACATTGATAGTACTGAAATGGTTCCTTTGGCTGATGTGAGAGAGGAAGATGTTTTTTATGCAAAACGGATATGGAGAGAAATTGATTTACGTGATACGGTTAACTCTGTCTTAAAATCGCCTAAATCAAGATTAATTGATGTTTTGATTGCGTCAATTAAAAAAGATGAACTAACAGCATACTCGCCAATTGATAGCGCCCTAAACGAAGATGATGCATTCCTTAATCCAATGTCTGCAGATTCTGCTGCCAAGTCAGCTTTAGGAACAGCAGAGGTTTCGAACAATAAAACCGGAACAGTTACCACAGTGGTGAATGATTTTAACCCGGAGTTATTCTTAAAATTCAGAATTAAAGAAGATTGGATTTTTGATACTAAACGTTCTATTTTTGAACCGCGTATTGTAGGTATTGCGCCATTAAAATACAATGAAGTTTCCAAACAATGGCAGCCTGTATTTTGGGTGTACTATCCGGAGGCAAGAGAGATTTTAACCAAGAAACGTTTGATTAATACCAATAACGACGCATCGTCACTTAGTTTCGATGATTTCTTTATTCGCCGCTTATTCAGCAGTTATATTGTTAAAGAATCAAATCCTGGTGATAACAAGATCAGAGATATTATTGCCAATCCTAGAGAAAGATTGTACGAATCAGAAAGGATTAAAAAATCTGTTCTGGATTACGAACAAGGACTTTGGGAATATTAA
- the gldM gene encoding gliding motility protein GldM: protein MAGGKETTRQRMINIMYLVLLAMLALNVSDTILDAFKNINDSLDTSKNNVNTSINQLFSAFENSKLKEEPARAQPIYDKAKQAQKAADELNNYIESIKKEFTQAGDGIDPETEDLVNRSNQDIAQNIMINQKKADELKKRINATREKLISLLDPADRANVSFSLEAKDPVRKRKGNWQETYFGEGTPLTAAMTILTKLQTDTKNAEAEVVKKLFGNMDKAQVNLDQFAAVAVAPTSYVIQGQPYTAEVFLTASDSRSTPDITVNGSKLSVKDGKGTYSGGTGSVGQFTWVGTIRVRQTDGQVKEYKTQPQTYQVAKPSASVSSTKLNVIYAGIANPFTVSAAGFPLESVRASISGGSMSGGNGNYNVNVPGSMVGQEVSINVSATNAGKTVSLGSQKFRVKAIPAPVAKVGGRAGGDIASVQLKSETEIEADLDDFPFDVKFKIQRYKLTIIKPRSDAVTIAGSGGNFAGAVKGAMNSITPGTRVFFEDIVSVGPDGRQRILPSLAFSVK from the coding sequence ATGGCAGGCGGAAAAGAAACAACAAGGCAGCGGATGATCAATATCATGTATTTGGTATTGTTGGCTATGCTCGCCTTAAACGTATCAGATACCATTTTAGATGCATTCAAAAATATCAACGATAGTTTGGATACTTCTAAAAACAATGTAAATACAAGTATTAATCAGTTGTTTTCTGCCTTCGAAAATTCGAAGTTGAAAGAAGAGCCAGCACGTGCTCAGCCTATTTATGACAAGGCTAAACAAGCTCAGAAAGCAGCTGATGAACTAAATAATTATATTGAAAGTATTAAGAAAGAATTTACTCAGGCTGGTGACGGGATCGATCCTGAAACTGAAGATCTGGTAAATAGATCTAATCAGGATATTGCTCAGAATATCATGATTAACCAAAAGAAAGCTGATGAACTAAAGAAAAGAATTAATGCGACTAGAGAGAAATTAATCTCTTTATTAGATCCTGCAGATAGAGCAAATGTTTCTTTCTCTCTTGAAGCTAAAGATCCGGTAAGAAAAAGAAAGGGCAATTGGCAGGAAACTTATTTTGGTGAGGGAACCCCGTTAACCGCTGCGATGACTATTTTAACCAAACTGCAAACAGACACTAAAAATGCTGAAGCAGAAGTTGTGAAAAAATTGTTTGGAAATATGGATAAAGCGCAGGTTAATTTGGATCAGTTTGCTGCAGTCGCAGTAGCACCTACTTCTTACGTAATCCAGGGACAACCATATACCGCTGAAGTATTTCTAACCGCTAGCGATTCAAGATCAACACCTGATATTACCGTTAACGGAAGTAAATTATCCGTTAAAGATGGTAAAGGAACTTACAGCGGTGGTACCGGTAGCGTTGGACAGTTTACCTGGGTTGGTACTATACGTGTTCGCCAAACCGATGGTCAGGTAAAGGAATATAAAACCCAACCACAAACTTATCAGGTAGCGAAACCATCTGCATCTGTTTCTTCAACAAAACTAAATGTAATTTATGCAGGTATTGCCAATCCATTTACAGTATCGGCGGCAGGTTTCCCACTAGAAAGTGTCCGTGCTTCCATTTCAGGAGGTTCAATGTCTGGCGGTAACGGAAACTACAATGTTAATGTTCCGGGAAGCATGGTTGGTCAGGAAGTATCCATTAATGTATCGGCAACTAACGCTGGTAAAACCGTTAGTTTAGGCTCACAAAAATTCAGGGTTAAAGCTATTCCGGCACCGGTTGCCAAAGTTGGTGGACGCGCAGGTGGCGATATCGCTTCTGTACAGTTAAAAAGCGAAACCGAGATTGAAGCAGATCTGGATGATTTTCCTTTCGATGTTAAGTTTAAAATACAACGTTATAAACTGACGATTATTAAACCACGTTCTGATGCCGTTACCATTGCTGGTAGTGGTGGAAATTTCGCCGGTGCGGTTAAAGGTGCCATGAACTCAATTACACCTGGAACAAGGGTGTTTTTTGAAGATATTGTTTCTGTAGGACCAGATGGGCGTCAAAGAATTTTACCTTCATTAGCGTTTAGTGTAAAATAA
- the gldL gene encoding gliding motility protein GldL, with protein sequence MAAKKQPGWLHVAISWGASIVIIGALFKILHIGGIMGNYMIGLGLGVEAFLFFLTGFFPPEPEPAWERVYPELKADFKGELPTASSRPVAAVASSNTVALDKMLSDAKIGPELIESLGAGLRTFGDKVATISNVADASTATNEFTGKIKTASAGFDNLSASFEKATANLKAMGESNVDSQAYHEQVNNLAKNLSALNAVYELELQDSSAHLKSMNKFYSNLSLTMQNFNESMEDSKQFKEEVNKLAKNLSSLNAIYGNMLSAMNGPRI encoded by the coding sequence CAAGTATTGTAATTATCGGAGCGTTATTTAAAATTCTACATATTGGTGGAATTATGGGTAACTACATGATTGGGCTTGGTCTAGGAGTGGAAGCATTTCTATTCTTCTTAACCGGATTTTTCCCACCAGAACCAGAACCAGCATGGGAAAGAGTTTATCCTGAACTAAAAGCAGATTTTAAAGGCGAATTACCAACAGCTTCATCCAGGCCTGTTGCAGCAGTTGCCTCGTCCAATACAGTAGCTTTAGATAAAATGTTATCTGATGCTAAAATTGGCCCGGAATTAATTGAGAGCCTGGGTGCTGGTTTGCGTACGTTTGGTGATAAGGTAGCAACAATTTCTAATGTTGCAGATGCATCTACTGCAACAAATGAATTTACAGGTAAGATTAAAACGGCATCAGCTGGTTTTGATAATTTGAGCGCATCTTTTGAGAAAGCTACGGCTAATTTAAAAGCAATGGGCGAAAGCAATGTAGATTCTCAGGCATACCACGAGCAGGTTAACAATTTGGCTAAGAACTTATCTGCTTTAAATGCTGTTTATGAACTGGAATTGCAAGATTCAAGCGCACATCTAAAATCGATGAATAAATTCTATTCAAACTTATCATTAACCATGCAGAACTTTAACGAATCGATGGAAGATTCGAAACAGTTTAAAGAAGAGGTGAATAAGCTGGCTAAAAACCTATCATCGCTTAATGCAATTTATGGCAATATGTTATCGGCTATGAACGGCCCACGTATATAA